Proteins from one Leptospira saintgironsiae genomic window:
- a CDS encoding Cys-rich protein: MRLSLFSTLFLFSFITIGITDCKDPYQQKCQEICGFFTSCVEKQFQSKGPMEASQKSFMQIECESGCLREQGYAMPCYESEKTCTGFTRCLMESGLMD; this comes from the coding sequence ATGAGGCTGTCCCTTTTTTCGACCTTATTCTTATTTTCTTTTATTACGATCGGGATCACCGATTGTAAAGATCCCTACCAGCAAAAATGCCAAGAGATCTGCGGATTTTTCACCTCTTGTGTGGAGAAACAATTCCAATCCAAGGGACCTATGGAAGCATCTCAGAAAAGTTTCATGCAGATTGAATGTGAATCCGGATGTTTAAGAGAACAAGGATACGCAATGCCTTGTTACGAGTCCGAAAAAACATGTACCGGATTTACCAGATGCCTCATGGAATCCGGACTCATGGATTGA
- a CDS encoding ArnT family glycosyltransferase produces MNFVQDRKNIPFLKWSTLFLLVVAVLPLFLTFPLDVIDIDSSQYAEIGREMTDSGNWFFIRDNGRRYLDKPILTFWKISSSFTIFGQNNYAFRLPAILMTLLSLWGVFTITKLYSGNVKRAWISVFLYALSPGLYAMVVDPKIDVYVTPYIILVFAFYYLGTKKNPAYYYAMYLAMGLGFVTKGPIAVVIPGIGIGGDILFRRDWKRLLGMKLFPGGILALLPPFLWSIPLYLEFNTYGPYFFLWVQSFGRFYIKMYDQKFNPLFFYSNFSWAFGIFILPFLAWIGSNLVGFIKEKGKSLFSNIRKNEWKDGDFVPAFWLFLFLFLISFSKYQLPQYIYWCLPAGAVVGSGFLLKLIESPEGSLSFIGRILVYLTSLGFVFAAILFPILVMDVPVSYYVWVAIYLGIAAIVLLYFKIDAVLGTLVVSVSFFFTLVSLYAYPLLVSYQPSKEVGEIIQEAEPGKEKFLMFGVPASKRSYAFYSKRITRTLFDPEVLFEALQKDGERMILISEKYLPHFDEFTANRVDLDIFAEYQSYKVATPEFGFFLKSKRDSLTTKVYLGKIRFKPGKEISGK; encoded by the coding sequence ATGAATTTCGTTCAAGATAGGAAAAACATTCCATTTTTGAAATGGTCTACTCTGTTTCTTTTAGTAGTAGCTGTTCTGCCATTATTTCTGACGTTTCCTTTAGATGTAATTGATATAGATTCTTCCCAATATGCTGAGATCGGAAGAGAAATGACGGATAGCGGAAATTGGTTTTTTATCAGAGACAATGGAAGAAGATACCTGGATAAACCGATCCTCACTTTCTGGAAGATCAGTTCTTCTTTTACGATTTTCGGCCAGAATAATTACGCATTCCGTTTGCCTGCAATCCTGATGACACTTCTATCTCTTTGGGGAGTGTTTACTATCACCAAATTATATTCAGGAAATGTAAAACGTGCCTGGATCTCTGTATTTTTATACGCTTTGTCTCCTGGATTATATGCGATGGTGGTGGATCCTAAAATAGATGTATATGTAACTCCTTATATCATTTTAGTATTCGCATTTTATTATTTGGGAACTAAAAAAAATCCCGCCTATTATTACGCGATGTACCTCGCTATGGGGCTTGGCTTTGTAACTAAAGGGCCGATCGCGGTTGTAATCCCTGGTATTGGAATTGGCGGAGATATTCTTTTTAGAAGGGATTGGAAAAGGCTTTTAGGAATGAAACTTTTTCCAGGAGGAATTTTAGCATTACTTCCTCCATTCTTATGGTCCATTCCTTTGTATTTAGAATTTAATACTTACGGGCCTTATTTCTTTCTTTGGGTCCAATCTTTTGGTCGTTTTTACATCAAGATGTACGACCAAAAATTCAATCCTCTATTTTTCTACTCGAACTTCTCTTGGGCATTTGGAATATTCATATTGCCTTTCCTTGCTTGGATAGGATCCAATTTGGTTGGATTTATAAAAGAGAAGGGTAAAAGTTTATTTTCGAATATTCGAAAAAATGAATGGAAAGACGGGGATTTTGTACCTGCTTTCTGGTTATTTTTATTTTTATTCCTGATCAGTTTTTCCAAATACCAATTGCCTCAGTATATTTACTGGTGCTTACCTGCGGGAGCAGTTGTGGGCTCAGGATTTTTACTAAAGCTTATTGAAAGTCCAGAAGGATCTCTTTCTTTTATAGGTAGAATTTTAGTTTATCTGACTAGTTTGGGATTCGTATTTGCTGCGATCTTATTTCCGATCCTGGTTATGGATGTTCCAGTTTCCTATTATGTTTGGGTGGCGATTTATTTAGGAATTGCAGCGATCGTTCTGTTGTATTTCAAAATAGACGCGGTACTTGGGACCTTGGTTGTATCTGTCTCCTTCTTCTTTACTTTGGTAAGTTTGTATGCTTATCCATTGCTAGTTTCTTACCAACCATCCAAAGAAGTAGGGGAGATTATCCAAGAAGCAGAACCTGGAAAAGAAAAGTTTTTGATGTTCGGTGTTCCTGCTTCTAAAAGATCTTATGCGTTTTATTCTAAACGTATCACTAGAACTTTATTCGATCCTGAAGTCCTCTTTGAGGCTTTACAGAAGGATGGAGAAAGAATGATACTTATCTCTGAAAAATATCTGCCTCATTTTGATGAGTTCACTGCGAATCGAGTGGATTTGGACATTTTCGCGGAGTATCAGAGTTATAAGGTGGCCACTCCTGAGTTTGGTTTTTTCTTAAAATCTAAAAGAGATTCTTTAACTACCAAGGTGTATTTAGGAAAGATCAGATTTAAACCTGGAAAAGAAATTTCAGGAAAATAA
- a CDS encoding M20/M25/M40 family metallo-hydrolase, with the protein MFVSRTFLFLCSVLFLFQCVTSPIKNTPLKEENHILSWDKRETEAIKILTDLIRIKSVRGNEKQVAEYIRSIFEREGIKTKLISEPGFPDRVNLIAELEPSVPSSEKGLILGNHLDVVEADPKEWVEDPFAGNIKEGRIHGRGALDCKGLIAMQIVSFLELKRSVVPLKRKIMFLSMADEESGSERGARFLLKSHPELFKGYGYMLNEGSFGTKDVAIPGSTIFNIQYSEKGNLWLNVRAKGDQGHGSTPSQNYPSLRLLKFLTEVLEYDTDIRISEETQGFFYQLGNISSFPKSFILKNSNIPVLRRLLYGPIRGSRQLSAITKNTKAVSGLKTEEGKGHNVLSSLAEAKLDVRLLPGFDPLEYLKEIQKIAEKYEVEVEPASTVSSDKSKLDSILFQTIAAVATHKIPGSVAAPFISPGKTDNAYFRQIGMECYGLIPVLLNEKELTMLHAKNESISLENLKLGTQIIFEILYQMN; encoded by the coding sequence ATGTTTGTTTCTCGCACATTTCTATTCCTTTGTTCGGTCTTATTCTTATTTCAATGCGTAACATCTCCTATAAAAAACACTCCTCTTAAAGAAGAGAATCATATCCTTTCTTGGGATAAGAGAGAAACAGAGGCGATTAAAATTCTCACAGATCTGATCCGGATCAAATCTGTTCGAGGAAACGAAAAACAAGTCGCAGAATATATTAGATCCATTTTCGAAAGAGAAGGTATTAAGACTAAACTTATCTCCGAGCCAGGATTTCCAGATAGAGTGAATCTGATTGCTGAGCTTGAGCCGAGTGTTCCTAGTTCCGAAAAAGGTTTAATTCTAGGGAATCATTTGGATGTAGTAGAAGCGGACCCTAAAGAATGGGTGGAAGATCCTTTTGCGGGGAATATCAAAGAAGGTAGGATCCACGGACGAGGAGCCTTGGATTGTAAGGGTCTCATTGCAATGCAGATCGTTTCCTTTTTGGAGCTCAAAAGATCTGTGGTCCCACTTAAAAGAAAAATAATGTTCTTAAGTATGGCGGATGAAGAATCCGGAAGTGAAAGGGGAGCCAGATTTTTACTAAAATCTCATCCGGAATTGTTCAAAGGTTATGGATATATGTTGAACGAAGGAAGTTTTGGTACCAAGGATGTTGCCATTCCTGGAAGTACCATCTTCAATATACAATATTCAGAAAAAGGAAATCTTTGGTTGAATGTAAGAGCCAAAGGAGACCAAGGGCACGGTAGTACTCCTAGCCAAAATTATCCTAGTCTCAGGCTTTTAAAATTTTTAACAGAAGTTTTGGAATACGATACGGATATTCGTATCTCTGAGGAAACCCAAGGATTTTTTTATCAATTAGGGAATATTAGTTCCTTTCCTAAATCATTTATATTAAAAAATTCAAATATTCCGGTTTTAAGAAGATTATTATACGGTCCAATTCGAGGCAGTAGACAATTGAGTGCCATTACTAAAAATACAAAGGCAGTTTCAGGTCTAAAAACGGAAGAGGGTAAGGGTCATAATGTACTTTCTTCCTTGGCAGAAGCGAAACTAGATGTGAGACTTCTTCCTGGATTCGATCCTTTAGAATATTTGAAAGAGATCCAAAAGATCGCAGAAAAATATGAAGTGGAAGTGGAACCGGCATCTACAGTTAGTTCTGATAAATCTAAATTGGATTCTATTCTTTTCCAAACGATTGCTGCTGTCGCGACTCATAAAATTCCTGGGAGTGTTGCTGCTCCTTTTATTTCTCCAGGTAAAACGGATAATGCATATTTTCGTCAGATTGGTATGGAATGTTACGGGTTAATTCCAGTTCTTCTGAATGAAAAAGAACTTACTATGCTTCATGCTAAAAATGAAAGTATTAGTTTGGAGAATTTAAAATTGGGAACACAGATTATATTCGAGATTCTATACCAAATGAACTGA
- a CDS encoding YHYH protein, with protein MLRLRSILLIAVTAFVWNCDSSGGTDLSSAAVLLSASQCTPTSTTTMPTTLTDNSSCPGAVNDATDDLGFGGPTCVTSIAAEAPCWMKTNFHCVTVTVSGSNYVITTNDKPPHKSSYYSVASGYNEAIDSAGGFHTNPNTIISQNITMTIPTTPTVTDCTQSNAGTDSVGITTLGVVIFNNQAAPGDSFATEYYTMDPSQGHPQNTGKYHYHTEPYKITNDDDNLVGIMLDGFPIYGKKNQSGSYPTLDSTTHTTSCTTTEFVDATYCYHVENNTGLNGYIIGSYFKGTPGSVD; from the coding sequence ATGCTTCGTTTACGATCTATTCTATTGATTGCTGTTACGGCTTTTGTTTGGAACTGCGATAGCTCCGGAGGAACTGATCTTTCTTCCGCTGCGGTTTTATTATCCGCTTCTCAATGTACGCCTACATCTACCACTACAATGCCTACAACTCTTACGGACAATTCTTCCTGTCCTGGGGCAGTGAATGATGCAACGGATGATCTGGGTTTTGGAGGTCCTACCTGCGTTACTAGTATCGCTGCGGAGGCGCCATGCTGGATGAAAACCAATTTTCATTGTGTTACAGTGACGGTCTCTGGTTCCAATTATGTGATCACAACCAACGATAAACCTCCACATAAAAGTTCTTATTATTCAGTGGCTTCTGGCTATAACGAGGCGATAGACAGTGCGGGCGGCTTCCATACGAATCCAAATACCATTATTTCTCAGAATATTACTATGACGATCCCGACTACCCCAACTGTCACTGATTGTACTCAGTCCAATGCAGGAACTGATTCTGTTGGAATTACAACATTGGGAGTCGTAATCTTCAATAACCAGGCAGCTCCTGGAGATTCTTTTGCAACTGAATATTACACAATGGATCCTTCTCAAGGCCACCCACAGAATACTGGAAAATATCATTATCATACGGAACCCTATAAAATCACAAATGATGATGATAATTTGGTAGGCATCATGCTGGATGGTTTCCCAATTTATGGAAAGAAAAACCAATCTGGTTCTTATCCTACATTGGATTCTACCACTCATACAACTTCTTGTACTACTACCGAATTTGTAGATGCAACATACTGCTATCACGTAGAGAACAATACAGGTTTGAACGGATATATTATTGGAAGTTACTTCAAGGGAACTCCAGGTTCCGTAGACTAA
- the rlmN gene encoding 23S rRNA (adenine(2503)-C(2))-methyltransferase RlmN, giving the protein MPNTEIQENGDGKIPVKGHTLEELTQIISELGEKPFRAKQIYNGLYANRYESWEEFSTIGKDLKEKLKEKFSLSSISVAKHLKSVDGTQKFTFESVPGSGKEFESVWIPSGDGGRKTICISSQIGCTLNCKFCATAKLPYMGNLKAGEIIDQILQVEKIVGDRATNIVFMGMGEPMHNYFNVMRAAKLLHDGEALGMGAKRITISTSGVVNGIRRFIENKEPYNLAISLNHPDPNGRKEIMDIEEKFALPELIDAALEYTKVLKRRITFEYVMIPGVNMSAEDAKKLVKIARRLDCKINVIPLNTEFFGWRRPTDQEIDEFLRHLEPAGVPILNRRSPGKDINGACGMLAAKS; this is encoded by the coding sequence ATTCCGAATACTGAGATCCAGGAGAATGGGGATGGAAAAATCCCTGTTAAGGGTCATACCTTGGAAGAACTTACTCAGATCATTTCGGAACTGGGTGAAAAACCTTTTAGAGCTAAACAAATTTATAATGGATTATACGCGAATCGTTACGAGTCCTGGGAAGAATTTTCCACGATCGGTAAGGATTTAAAGGAAAAATTAAAAGAGAAGTTTAGCTTATCCTCTATCAGTGTTGCTAAACATTTAAAATCAGTGGATGGAACTCAAAAATTCACATTCGAATCTGTTCCTGGAAGTGGGAAAGAATTCGAATCAGTATGGATCCCATCCGGCGACGGTGGAAGAAAGACGATCTGTATTTCTTCTCAAATAGGTTGTACCTTAAATTGTAAATTCTGTGCCACTGCTAAACTTCCTTATATGGGAAATTTAAAAGCGGGAGAGATCATAGACCAGATCCTTCAGGTAGAAAAGATCGTAGGCGACAGGGCAACGAACATAGTGTTCATGGGAATGGGCGAGCCTATGCATAATTACTTTAATGTAATGCGTGCAGCAAAACTTCTTCATGATGGGGAAGCCTTGGGAATGGGCGCCAAAAGAATTACTATCTCCACTTCTGGGGTAGTGAATGGTATTCGCAGATTTATAGAAAATAAAGAACCTTATAATCTTGCGATCTCTCTCAATCATCCTGATCCGAATGGAAGAAAAGAGATCATGGATATAGAAGAGAAGTTTGCACTTCCTGAACTTATAGATGCTGCCCTAGAGTATACCAAAGTTCTAAAGCGTAGGATCACATTCGAATATGTGATGATCCCTGGTGTGAACATGAGTGCCGAAGACGCTAAAAAATTAGTGAAGATCGCAAGAAGACTGGATTGTAAAATAAACGTAATCCCTTTGAACACTGAGTTCTTCGGCTGGAGAAGACCCACCGATCAGGAGATAGATGAGTTTTTACGCCATTTAGAACCTGCTGGAGTTCCTATCTTGAACAGAAGATCCCCTGGAAAAGACATCAACGGGGCATGCGGAATGCTCGCCGCAAAAAGTTGA
- a CDS encoding toxin-antitoxin system YwqK family antitoxin — MKFYLLSICFLLIACDPARVASTDPSITRNGRIVFYRGEKFYGLLESKAEELRIVRVTSYKNGLPDGIEKDVHSNGQVLAEREFSAGKKIGTHLGWFPDGKKRFHNEYSEGQFHGPQWEWRNSGSLYSYAKFDHGKVIGKKMWRENGQIYMNFVIYQGRAYGMTGGKLCSQIRGNEDGNTILF, encoded by the coding sequence TTGAAGTTCTATTTACTCTCGATTTGTTTTCTTCTAATCGCTTGCGATCCTGCCCGGGTCGCAAGCACTGATCCTTCTATCACTCGAAATGGAAGGATTGTTTTTTATAGAGGAGAAAAGTTTTACGGACTTTTGGAATCAAAAGCAGAAGAATTGAGAATCGTCCGTGTGACTTCCTATAAGAATGGTTTGCCGGATGGGATTGAAAAAGATGTACATTCTAACGGCCAAGTTTTAGCAGAAAGAGAATTTTCTGCAGGGAAAAAGATCGGAACTCATCTTGGCTGGTTCCCTGATGGTAAAAAACGTTTTCATAATGAATACTCAGAAGGTCAGTTTCACGGTCCTCAATGGGAATGGAGAAACTCAGGTTCATTATATTCATATGCCAAATTCGATCATGGAAAAGTGATCGGGAAAAAGATGTGGAGAGAGAACGGACAGATCTACATGAACTTTGTGATCTACCAGGGAAGAGCTTACGGAATGACTGGCGGAAAATTATGCAGCCAAATCCGAGGAAATGAAGATGGAAATACGATCTTATTCTAA
- a CDS encoding lysophospholipid acyltransferase family protein — protein sequence MVRYIIPYIFLYLFYLPFRILPYRACLVYGRFLVRLLYPIAKKHRKIAYDNISYAFPDYSEEKKKELVWKSFLHIGDLLAGTLFAPRLSRKWMDKYLVYDAESLAIEQKTIQDGVGVVLISGHFGTWEILVQFMGIRMKGGGIYKKVRNPYVNRLIHKLRSKNGIKLVSTEESSQVTKMLKQGYWVGFGSDQNAGKVGIFVDFFNRKASTYQGPALMAYLTGAKMLLYSVLCGEGGKVMVRVKDLGFVDKSAFSDREAAIRHYTEVWTKALEEEVKLYPEQYFWVHRRWRTKPGDFPGQI from the coding sequence TTGGTTCGCTATATTATTCCCTATATCTTTTTATACTTATTTTATCTACCGTTTAGAATTCTTCCTTATCGAGCCTGTTTAGTTTACGGAAGATTTTTGGTACGTCTTCTTTATCCAATCGCTAAAAAACATCGTAAGATCGCTTACGATAATATTTCATATGCGTTTCCTGATTATTCGGAAGAAAAGAAGAAGGAACTCGTATGGAAAAGTTTTCTTCATATAGGTGATCTTCTCGCAGGTACCTTATTTGCTCCTCGTTTAAGTCGTAAATGGATGGATAAGTATCTTGTTTATGATGCAGAGTCTTTGGCTATCGAACAAAAAACGATCCAAGATGGAGTAGGAGTTGTTCTGATCTCGGGGCATTTTGGTACCTGGGAAATTCTTGTACAATTCATGGGAATCAGAATGAAGGGAGGAGGGATCTATAAAAAAGTCCGAAACCCTTATGTGAATAGACTCATTCATAAATTAAGAAGTAAGAATGGGATCAAATTAGTTTCCACAGAAGAATCTAGCCAAGTTACTAAAATGTTAAAACAAGGATATTGGGTAGGATTTGGTTCTGACCAGAATGCAGGTAAGGTCGGGATCTTTGTGGACTTCTTCAATCGAAAAGCTTCTACATACCAAGGTCCTGCGTTGATGGCGTATCTGACTGGCGCAAAAATGTTATTATATTCAGTTTTATGCGGAGAAGGTGGAAAGGTTATGGTCCGAGTCAAGGACCTTGGCTTTGTAGATAAGTCTGCGTTCTCTGATAGAGAAGCTGCAATCCGCCATTACACTGAAGTTTGGACTAAAGCATTAGAAGAAGAAGTGAAGTTGTATCCTGAACAATATTTTTGGGTACATAGAAGATGGAGAACCAAACCGGGGGATTTTCCGGGTCAAATTTAG
- a CDS encoding tetratricopeptide repeat protein yields the protein MQKVLGIFLVVGLILAGFQIFSPETVSSEEPEKTSSTVKPEEQEVKTETPNAVFFWITATISSFLDQLEKESASRNSPTETLTDQELKELFQQGLDSYNAAEYDNAISQYDRYLAVNPKNSSAFYNRALSKYYLNRYAESETDFDSAYSLDETNLDALFYRGLSRFGLERKEEGLEDMNLAIDSGLNKSYAFAERAIQLSILGKPKEGLVDAKKSVDLAPKYMRAVFALAFANYASGRYKESVASYSKVLETLPEDSVSYFNRGLGYAALKRKAESCKDYKKAWDLGYADAEKEYKDSCK from the coding sequence ATGCAGAAAGTATTGGGTATTTTCCTGGTCGTTGGTTTGATTCTGGCTGGATTTCAGATCTTTTCTCCAGAGACTGTTTCTTCTGAAGAACCTGAAAAAACAAGTTCTACTGTAAAACCAGAAGAACAGGAAGTAAAAACTGAAACTCCTAATGCGGTGTTTTTTTGGATCACAGCTACTATCAGTTCTTTTCTGGACCAATTGGAGAAGGAATCAGCAAGTCGTAATTCTCCTACTGAAACTCTTACTGACCAAGAATTGAAGGAATTATTCCAACAAGGTTTAGATTCTTATAATGCTGCTGAGTATGATAATGCAATTTCCCAATATGATCGTTATCTTGCAGTGAATCCTAAAAATTCTTCCGCATTTTATAATCGGGCTTTGAGCAAATATTATCTGAATAGATACGCTGAGTCAGAGACGGATTTTGATTCTGCATATTCTCTGGACGAAACCAATTTAGATGCATTATTTTACAGAGGATTGAGCCGTTTTGGTTTGGAAAGAAAGGAAGAAGGTTTAGAAGATATGAACCTCGCCATAGATTCTGGCCTGAACAAATCTTATGCATTTGCAGAAAGAGCGATCCAGTTGAGTATATTAGGAAAACCGAAAGAAGGTCTGGTGGACGCTAAAAAATCCGTGGATTTGGCTCCTAAATATATGAGAGCTGTTTTTGCTTTAGCTTTTGCAAATTACGCATCTGGAAGATACAAAGAGAGCGTGGCTTCTTATTCTAAGGTTTTGGAAACTCTGCCAGAAGATTCAGTTTCTTATTTTAATCGTGGTTTGGGATATGCCGCTCTGAAAAGAAAGGCCGAGTCCTGCAAGGATTACAAAAAGGCCTGGGATCTAGGGTATGCGGATGCAGAAAAAGAATATAAGGATTCCTGCAAGTGA
- a CDS encoding helix-turn-helix domain-containing protein: MENQTGGFSGSNLVMVPAIPIISFTICVFSAFLIFTKRPRYSFDSIYSVFIIFLSAPHLGHLLVHRFDWGPEFLDFSILFPYTYGPLLLLYIQNLTTEGRSFIKTDLLHFVPFLILQCILLARLFFFQPPEEEFYPHDWHRPSRGFHPNGGLLVTSMLVYSVWVFLLLNRHRKNMVNHFSNIDSIKDLRWMYWSLILFVISTGVHFLLEGLLLTDLPPEAYEPRLIRGAAVLVFSVFFCWFGVRQTVVYTHRELHAFKEKTSKEVEDIEEDRKKYEKSGLREDMIPEYLSKIRNYMESEKPYKDSEFSIDLLSENTDIPRFYITQILSETLETNFYNFVNEYRIKDIISALENISEERANFLRLALEYGFNSKSTFNTSFKKVTGKTPTQYLEEISKVGSA, from the coding sequence ATGGAGAACCAAACCGGGGGATTTTCCGGGTCAAATTTAGTCATGGTTCCTGCGATCCCGATTATCTCATTTACGATCTGCGTTTTTTCAGCATTTCTGATCTTTACCAAAAGACCTAGATATTCTTTTGATTCTATTTATTCTGTATTCATAATCTTTCTTTCGGCTCCTCATCTTGGACATTTGCTTGTCCATAGATTTGACTGGGGCCCTGAATTTTTAGATTTTTCTATCCTCTTTCCTTATACCTATGGTCCATTATTATTACTTTATATTCAAAATCTAACAACAGAAGGCAGAAGTTTCATAAAAACGGACCTTCTTCATTTTGTTCCTTTTTTAATCTTACAATGTATACTTTTAGCCAGATTATTCTTCTTTCAACCTCCGGAAGAAGAGTTTTATCCTCATGATTGGCATAGACCAAGTAGAGGATTTCATCCTAATGGCGGGCTGCTCGTCACTTCTATGCTTGTGTATTCTGTTTGGGTATTTCTACTTTTAAACAGACATAGGAAAAATATGGTAAATCATTTTTCTAATATAGACAGTATTAAGGATTTACGATGGATGTATTGGAGTCTCATACTATTTGTAATATCCACAGGAGTTCATTTTTTATTAGAAGGTTTACTGTTAACGGATCTTCCTCCTGAGGCTTACGAACCTAGGTTAATCAGAGGAGCCGCAGTTCTGGTATTTTCTGTGTTCTTTTGTTGGTTTGGTGTTAGGCAAACTGTAGTTTATACTCATAGAGAGTTGCATGCATTTAAGGAAAAAACTTCAAAAGAAGTAGAGGATATAGAAGAAGATCGTAAAAAATATGAAAAGTCTGGACTGAGAGAAGATATGATCCCTGAATATCTTTCTAAGATCCGAAATTATATGGAATCTGAAAAACCATATAAAGATTCAGAGTTTTCTATCGATCTACTTTCCGAAAATACGGATATTCCTAGGTTCTATATAACACAAATATTAAGCGAAACGTTGGAAACAAATTTCTATAATTTTGTAAATGAGTATAGGATCAAAGATATCATCTCTGCTTTGGAAAATATTTCAGAAGAACGTGCTAATTTTTTGAGATTAGCCCTTGAGTATGGGTTCAATTCCAAATCAACTTTTAATACTTCCTTTAAAAAAGTCACAGGAAAGACACCAACCCAGTATCTGGAAGAAATTTCCAAAGTAGGTTCTGCCTAA
- the sufB gene encoding Fe-S cluster assembly protein SufB gives MAQALEIISDEDRYYRADNFPKGLTRKVVESISHIKNEPAWLTEFRLEAFKVYESKPMPSWGFFPNFNVDIDEYVHYIGANHKKKKSWDEVDPEVLKSFERLGIPEHERKYLAGIEAMEDSETVYANVKKELTDLGIIFCDIDTAIREYPDIVRKYIGSVVSIGDNKFSALNSAVFSGGSFAYVPKGVKTPMPLQAYFKVSAASSGQYERTLLIAEDGAELEYSEGCSSVQDKGTNFHTAVVELIAHKNSKIFYTTIQNWKKNMYNWTVKRGLCHEAAHITWTDVNIGANTIKYPGIVLQGDNSTGDILSLAFAGSSQIQDTGARIIHVGKNTRSNILAKGVSLDGGINSYRGLVKFTTGSSNAYSHVKCDGLMMDDRSQSHAYPYNDVSGQNGTLNYEATVSRIDEEQLFYLQSRGLSEDDAKLLIINGFCEGVTKHLNVEYSVEMTRLIRMILEDGKVISEHSDSAVS, from the coding sequence ATGGCACAAGCACTTGAGATCATTTCCGACGAAGATAGATATTATCGTGCGGATAATTTTCCCAAAGGACTTACACGCAAAGTAGTAGAGTCCATCTCCCACATTAAAAATGAGCCAGCTTGGCTGACTGAATTCCGTCTAGAGGCATTTAAAGTTTATGAAAGTAAACCTATGCCTAGTTGGGGATTTTTTCCTAACTTCAACGTGGATATAGACGAGTATGTGCATTATATAGGCGCGAATCATAAAAAGAAAAAATCCTGGGACGAAGTAGATCCTGAAGTATTAAAAAGTTTTGAAAGACTTGGGATCCCTGAACACGAAAGAAAATACCTGGCTGGGATCGAAGCTATGGAAGATTCTGAAACTGTTTACGCTAACGTTAAAAAAGAACTTACTGATCTAGGAATTATTTTCTGTGATATCGATACTGCGATCCGTGAATATCCAGATATCGTTCGCAAATATATCGGATCTGTTGTTTCTATCGGGGACAATAAATTTTCCGCATTAAACTCTGCAGTATTTTCGGGAGGATCTTTCGCTTACGTTCCGAAAGGTGTTAAAACTCCTATGCCTTTGCAGGCTTATTTTAAAGTAAGCGCTGCTTCTTCTGGCCAATATGAAAGAACTCTTTTGATCGCAGAAGATGGAGCAGAGTTAGAATATTCGGAAGGATGTTCTTCTGTGCAAGACAAGGGCACAAATTTCCATACTGCAGTGGTGGAGCTGATCGCTCATAAGAATTCTAAAATATTCTACACTACTATCCAGAACTGGAAAAAGAATATGTATAACTGGACCGTCAAACGTGGTCTTTGTCATGAAGCCGCTCATATCACTTGGACAGATGTGAATATTGGCGCTAACACTATCAAGTATCCTGGTATCGTTTTACAAGGTGATAATTCTACAGGTGATATTCTATCCTTGGCTTTTGCTGGCTCTAGTCAGATCCAAGATACAGGTGCAAGGATCATCCATGTAGGTAAAAACACTCGTAGTAATATTCTTGCAAAAGGTGTTTCTTTAGATGGTGGGATCAACTCTTATAGAGGTTTGGTAAAATTCACCACAGGTTCTTCTAACGCATATAGCCATGTAAAATGTGATGGTCTTATGATGGATGATCGTTCTCAGTCACATGCTTATCCTTATAATGATGTGAGTGGGCAGAATGGAACCTTGAACTACGAGGCGACTGTTTCTCGTATAGATGAGGAGCAATTATTCTATCTTCAATCCAGAGGACTTTCAGAGGACGATGCAAAACTTCTGATCATAAATGGTTTCTGTGAGGGTGTGACTAAACACTTAAACGTGGAATATTCTGTGGAGATGACTAGACTGATCAGAATGATCTTGGAAGACGGGAAAGTTATTTCCGAACATTCGGATTCTGCTGTTTCCTAA